In Aliarcobacter faecis, a genomic segment contains:
- a CDS encoding virulence RhuM family protein: MDNLSNMVMYSDGELELKVSVDGETIWLTQKQIAELFSVTIPNINMHIKAIYKDNELIKNRTIQNFLIVQKEGNRAVERNVEHYNLDMIISIGYRVNSITATKFRQWATTVLRNYIQNGYVINGEKITNERFVNLENDVNVLKSEMFEMKSLVKNNKLETNQGIFYDGQIFDSYSFINDLLKLAQEEVILIDNYIDDTVFTLFSKYQDINFIIYTNNISKQLQLDFEKYQKQYKNLSLKTFKNSHDRFLILDKKEIYHIGASLKDLGKKWFAFSKIGLDIDEILRKL, translated from the coding sequence ATGGATAATCTTTCAAATATGGTTATGTATAGTGATGGAGAGTTGGAACTTAAAGTTTCGGTAGATGGTGAAACTATTTGGCTGACACAAAAGCAAATAGCAGAGCTTTTTAGTGTAACTATACCAAATATAAATATGCATATAAAAGCTATTTATAAAGATAATGAGTTAATAAAAAACCGAACTATTCAGAATTTCTTAATAGTTCAAAAAGAGGGTAATAGAGCTGTTGAACGAAATGTTGAACACTATAATCTTGATATGATTATATCTATTGGATATAGAGTAAATTCTATTACAGCTACAAAATTCCGACAATGGGCAACTACTGTCTTAAGAAACTATATTCAAAATGGTTATGTGATAAATGGAGAAAAAATCACAAATGAAAGATTTGTAAATCTTGAAAATGATGTAAATGTCTTAAAATCTGAAATGTTTGAAATGAAATCTTTAGTAAAAAATAATAAATTAGAAACTAATCAAGGAATATTTTATGATGGACAGATATTTGATTCTTACTCTTTTATAAATGATTTATTAAAATTAGCACAAGAAGAAGTTATCTTAATAGATAATTATATAGATGATACAGTTTTTACTCTATTTTCAAAATATCAAGATATAAATTTTATTATCTATACAAACAATATTTCAAAACAACTTCAATTAGATTTTGAAAAGTATCAAAAACAGTATAAAAATCTCTCTCTAAAAACCTTTAAAAATTCTCATGATAGATTTTTAATTTTAGATAAAAAAGAGATATATCATATAGGAGCAAGTTTAAAGGATTTGGGTAAGAAATGGTTTGCCTTTTCTAAAATTGGTTTGGATATAGATGAAATTTTGAGAAAACTTTAG
- a CDS encoding agmatinase family protein → MSYRSLEEEIKVLELGLPPQKSDGFLGGRLDPKDASLVLLPVPWEATVSFGEGTANAPDKIRVSSHQLDVENYHYKKPYSAGIAMLETNKEIAKLSHKARKKAIKVIDALENAKSDKKSLKFVNEASNVLNSFVYEESLKLLKKGKFVAVVGGDHSCPLGLIKALSKISKEEFGILHVDAHHDLREAYEGFTYSHASIFYNVLQECKKVSKLVQIGIRDYSKEESQRMVDLGEKGACLYDTAMQSSLASGKSLEDVFTPYIEKLPQNVYLSIDIDGLEPLNCPNTGTPVPGGLRFGELEHLIFMIVKSGKNIIGFDLCEVGDSENGWDANVGSRVLYQLCGALLASQGKIEFI, encoded by the coding sequence ATGTCATATAGAAGTTTAGAAGAAGAGATAAAAGTTTTAGAGCTTGGTCTTCCACCACAAAAAAGTGATGGATTTTTAGGTGGAAGATTAGACCCCAAAGATGCAAGTTTAGTTTTACTTCCTGTTCCTTGGGAAGCAACTGTTTCATTTGGAGAGGGAACTGCAAATGCACCAGATAAAATTAGAGTTTCAAGTCATCAATTAGATGTTGAAAACTACCACTATAAAAAGCCTTATAGTGCAGGAATTGCTATGCTGGAAACAAATAAAGAGATAGCAAAATTAAGCCATAAAGCAAGAAAAAAAGCTATAAAAGTAATAGATGCTTTAGAAAATGCAAAAAGTGATAAGAAATCTTTAAAATTTGTAAATGAAGCTTCAAATGTTTTAAACTCTTTTGTATATGAAGAGTCTTTAAAACTACTAAAAAAAGGTAAATTTGTAGCTGTTGTTGGAGGAGATCACTCTTGCCCACTAGGACTTATAAAGGCTTTAAGTAAAATCTCAAAAGAGGAGTTTGGAATACTTCATGTAGATGCTCATCACGATTTAAGAGAAGCTTATGAAGGCTTTACTTACTCTCACGCATCTATTTTTTACAATGTTTTACAAGAGTGTAAAAAAGTTTCAAAACTTGTACAAATAGGGATTAGAGATTATAGTAAAGAAGAATCTCAAAGAATGGTTGATTTAGGTGAAAAAGGAGCATGTTTGTATGATACAGCTATGCAAAGTAGCCTTGCTAGTGGAAAATCATTAGAAGATGTTTTTACTCCATATATTGAAAAATTACCACAAAATGTATATCTATCTATTGATATTGATGGTTTAGAGCCATTAAATTGTCCAAATACAGGAACTCCTGTTCCAGGAGGCTTAAGATTTGGAGAACTTGAACACTTAATATTTATGATAGTAAAAAGTGGAAAAAATATAATTGGTTTTGATTTATGTGAAGTTGGAGATAGTGAAAATGGTTGGGATGCAAATGTTGGTTCAAGAGTTTTATATCAACTTTGTGGAGCATTATTGGCTAGTCAAGGGAAAATTGAGTTTATATAA
- a CDS encoding RNA polymerase sigma factor translates to MSISFLMKKYYDNISQKKSGKLMLKYYDELLYFSFKLVGDKEKAKDVIQEAYSRFLEIKGKYEINNERAYLYKIAKNIVVQEALENQKLQSTIYEENLSFAPEYEQPEEILIQEDQEKIFMQIIDELPPRTKEAYILYTIDGYSRKEIAQKLDITSNAVEKLIKRASIKVEEELQKRGF, encoded by the coding sequence ATGTCAATATCTTTTTTAATGAAGAAATATTATGATAATATTTCTCAAAAAAAATCAGGCAAATTGATGTTGAAATATTATGATGAACTTTTATATTTCTCTTTTAAATTAGTTGGCGATAAAGAAAAAGCCAAAGATGTGATACAAGAAGCTTACAGTAGATTTCTTGAGATTAAAGGTAAATATGAAATAAATAATGAAAGAGCATATTTATATAAAATAGCAAAAAATATTGTTGTACAAGAGGCTTTAGAAAATCAGAAACTTCAAAGCACAATTTATGAAGAAAATCTAAGTTTTGCTCCAGAATATGAGCAACCAGAGGAGATTTTGATTCAAGAGGATCAAGAAAAAATTTTTATGCAAATAATAGATGAGTTACCACCAAGAACCAAAGAAGCCTACATTTTATATACTATTGATGGATATAGTAGAAAAGAGATAGCACAAAAGTTAGATATTACATCAAATGCAGTGGAAAAACTTATCAAAAGAGCAAGTATAAAAGTAGAAGAAGAATTACAAAAGAGGGGATTTTAA
- a CDS encoding FecR family protein has protein sequence MNNEAKIKEDAIYWVMCEKEGLDENQKKEFHNWLLEDENHQKVFNRMKFVHNMSKSLSKQNAQTLSQEAHKQISKDRFFKKIKSFSTLAASLLILCFFAFKVYENSFKVQFSKSLLTDTKTIKEQLPDGSNILIDAKTNLNIEFFNDKRVVYLVDGRAMFEVEKDENRPFIIKSDDVNIEVVGTKFEVIHKKDTTTINVQEGRVKTYHLGHFFDKKNEIFLTKENSLTYSNDNGSTNQISIIKADTIAPWTENRVLLDKTKLKEALEEFSKYSDVSVVFSSKEIEDYLITGEFNSTQLDIFLKTVTKIYPIKIDKKEKELRISKR, from the coding sequence GTGAATAATGAAGCTAAAATCAAAGAAGATGCCATTTATTGGGTAATGTGTGAAAAAGAGGGCTTAGATGAAAATCAAAAAAAGGAGTTCCACAATTGGCTTTTAGAAGATGAAAACCATCAAAAAGTTTTTAATAGAATGAAATTTGTACATAATATGTCAAAATCTTTATCAAAACAAAATGCTCAAACTTTAAGCCAAGAAGCTCATAAACAAATAAGTAAAGATAGATTTTTTAAAAAAATAAAATCATTTTCTACTCTAGCTGCTAGTTTATTAATACTCTGTTTTTTCGCCTTTAAAGTTTATGAAAATAGCTTTAAAGTGCAGTTTTCAAAAAGCCTTTTAACAGATACAAAAACTATAAAAGAGCAACTTCCTGATGGCTCAAATATTTTAATTGATGCTAAGACAAATCTAAATATAGAATTTTTTAATGACAAAAGAGTGGTATATTTAGTAGATGGACGGGCTATGTTTGAAGTAGAAAAAGATGAAAATAGACCTTTTATTATAAAAAGTGATGATGTAAATATTGAGGTAGTTGGGACAAAATTTGAAGTAATCCACAAAAAAGATACTACAACTATAAATGTGCAAGAAGGTAGAGTAAAAACATACCATTTGGGACATTTTTTTGATAAGAAAAATGAAATATTTCTTACAAAAGAGAATAGTTTAACTTATTCAAATGATAATGGCTCAACAAACCAAATATCAATAATAAAAGCTGATACAATAGCTCCTTGGACGGAAAATAGAGTTCTTTTGGATAAAACAAAGTTAAAAGAGGCTTTGGAAGAGTTTTCAAAATATAGCGATGTTTCAGTTGTTTTTTCATCAAAAGAAATTGAAGATTATCTTATAACTGGTGAGTTTAATTCAACTCAACTTGATATATTTTTAAAGACAGTTACAAAAATATATCCGATAAAAATAGATAAAAAAGAGAAAGAGTTAAGAATTTCTAAGAGATAA
- a CDS encoding type II toxin-antitoxin system VapC family toxin, with protein sequence MIKIYIDTNVFINAIENRDNNISKKVLIFLENIKDINIYLNDLSIINIHYIGRKSTEKSELNKTLKTIINSYNLISIDKNIIEDALNSNFKDFEDGIQYFCAKKVETDIIITSNTKDFKSSSIKILSPKEFYDKFIMEN encoded by the coding sequence ATGATAAAAATTTATATTGATACAAATGTTTTTATCAATGCTATTGAAAATAGAGATAATAATATTTCTAAAAAAGTATTGATATTTTTGGAGAACATTAAAGATATAAATATTTATTTAAATGATTTATCTATTATTAATATCCACTATATTGGAAGGAAATCAACTGAAAAATCTGAATTAAACAAAACTTTAAAAACTATAATAAATAGCTATAATTTAATCTCTATTGATAAAAATATTATAGAAGATGCACTAAATAGCAATTTTAAAGATTTTGAAGATGGAATTCAATACTTTTGTGCAAAAAAAGTTGAAACAGATATTATTATAACTTCAAATACTAAAGATTTTAAATCTTCTAGTATAAAAATCTTATCTCCAAAAGAGTTTTATGATAAATTTATAATGGAAAATTAA
- a CDS encoding TonB-dependent siderophore receptor has protein sequence MNQFRKMILSPVVALLISSSAFADNITYSLEKQSLKDAIEKISKKANKPYITNGAILDGKTANAIKDLNGTQNALDEVLKNSGLEAIIEDGAIIIKPVSSVKVLSNGTYVLDDVSVSGKSSKNGSAQSGYLVEDVKTLGVWGNLSLQDTPYSMSIVSSDFIENTITTNMAQVAKQTPVIQSNGNASYNGELGNSIRGFAISTALVDGIPIPSSNFGVGLKEVDRVEVISGLSGFLYGSGNVGGTINYALKYPKKESITEISIGNNGGENYYTSVDTSQNITDKLSVRVFGSYQDGDTAKDNNSNEEKLLGVSFAYKPTDNLDLGLYYSHRESHINGVTPLWVVTGKMPKAFDTSKSYTPTWSKNNIDSDKLELKANYNFTENIRLRTAYLYKNADRLAHWFINRYDANNGTFNREFGDMGKEVTTNHGAYAYLDGEFDTGSIHHTLTFGGSLGKAKVKSDDFIDTLDNNTYTNINDLMTWNVANSLTTGNYLNLKYNNKNVVLGDNITFNENWSALVGVNYATVDQWITGSGSYDESKLTPTLSLIYKPIEDLTTYVTYMESLEKGTVVKNSNDVNNGKVFKPRVSTQYEMGAKYSINQDLLLSTALFRIEKANSMTENLPNGMTKTSEDGEQINEGVEVLLTGKATDSLTLMGGVTYISPKVEKATNKAIEGKKTANRARVQAKMYAEYKLPVSPKIFLNGGVYHTGTQWRDAINSEKLDAYTTLDLGARYETKLDGLDTTFRIYATNITGEDYWAASNMLSETPRSVAFNVSVKF, from the coding sequence ATGAATCAATTTAGAAAAATGATATTAAGCCCAGTTGTTGCTTTGCTTATATCTTCAAGTGCTTTTGCTGATAATATTACATACTCTTTAGAGAAACAATCTTTAAAAGATGCTATTGAAAAAATCTCAAAAAAAGCAAATAAACCTTATATCACAAATGGTGCAATACTAGATGGTAAAACTGCAAATGCCATAAAAGATTTGAATGGTACACAAAATGCTTTAGATGAAGTGCTAAAAAATAGTGGTTTAGAAGCCATAATAGAAGATGGAGCAATAATCATCAAACCAGTTTCTTCTGTAAAAGTTTTAAGCAATGGAACTTATGTTTTAGATGATGTATCTGTAAGTGGTAAAAGCAGTAAAAATGGAAGTGCACAGAGTGGCTATTTAGTAGAAGATGTAAAAACTCTTGGTGTTTGGGGAAATTTATCTCTTCAGGATACACCATACTCTATGAGTATAGTATCAAGTGATTTTATAGAAAATACAATTACAACAAATATGGCACAAGTTGCAAAACAAACTCCAGTTATACAAAGTAATGGAAATGCTTCTTATAATGGTGAGTTAGGAAATAGTATCAGAGGATTTGCTATTAGTACAGCTTTAGTAGATGGTATTCCTATTCCTTCATCAAATTTTGGAGTTGGTTTAAAAGAAGTTGATAGAGTAGAAGTTATCTCTGGACTTAGTGGGTTTTTATATGGAAGTGGAAATGTAGGTGGAACTATAAACTATGCTTTAAAATATCCTAAAAAAGAGTCAATTACAGAAATATCTATTGGAAATAATGGTGGAGAAAACTACTATACTTCAGTTGATACTTCACAAAATATAACTGATAAATTAAGTGTGCGAGTATTTGGAAGCTATCAAGATGGCGATACTGCAAAAGATAATAACTCAAATGAAGAAAAACTCCTTGGTGTATCATTTGCCTATAAACCTACTGATAATCTTGATTTAGGACTATATTACTCACATAGAGAATCTCATATAAATGGAGTAACTCCTTTATGGGTGGTTACAGGAAAAATGCCAAAAGCTTTTGATACAAGTAAATCTTATACTCCTACTTGGAGTAAAAACAATATAGATTCTGATAAACTGGAGTTAAAAGCAAACTATAATTTTACTGAAAATATAAGATTAAGAACAGCATATCTTTATAAAAATGCAGATAGATTGGCACATTGGTTTATAAATAGATATGATGCAAATAATGGGACTTTTAATAGAGAATTTGGAGATATGGGGAAAGAAGTAACTACAAATCATGGTGCTTATGCTTATTTAGATGGAGAGTTTGATACAGGTTCTATTCATCATACTTTGACTTTTGGTGGTTCTTTAGGAAAAGCAAAAGTTAAAAGTGATGATTTTATTGATACTTTGGATAACAATACTTATACAAATATTAATGATTTAATGACTTGGAATGTAGCTAATTCATTAACTACAGGTAATTATTTAAATTTAAAATATAATAATAAGAATGTTGTTTTAGGTGATAATATTACTTTTAATGAAAATTGGAGTGCATTAGTTGGGGTTAATTATGCCACAGTAGACCAATGGATAACTGGGAGTGGAAGTTATGATGAGTCTAAACTTACTCCTACTTTATCGCTTATATATAAACCAATAGAAGATTTAACAACTTATGTTACTTATATGGAATCACTTGAAAAGGGTACAGTTGTTAAGAACTCAAATGATGTAAATAATGGAAAAGTATTTAAACCAAGAGTAAGTACACAATATGAAATGGGAGCTAAATACTCTATAAACCAAGATTTACTTTTAAGTACAGCACTTTTTAGAATTGAAAAAGCAAATAGTATGACTGAAAATCTTCCAAATGGTATGACAAAAACCTCAGAAGATGGTGAACAGATAAATGAGGGAGTTGAAGTTTTACTAACTGGAAAAGCAACAGATAGTTTAACTTTAATGGGTGGAGTTACATATATAAGTCCAAAAGTAGAAAAAGCTACAAATAAAGCAATAGAAGGTAAAAAAACAGCAAATAGAGCAAGAGTTCAAGCAAAAATGTATGCAGAATATAAATTGCCAGTTTCTCCAAAAATCTTTTTAAATGGTGGAGTTTATCATACTGGAACTCAATGGAGAGATGCTATAAATAGTGAAAAGCTAGATGCTTATACAACTCTTGATTTGGGTGCTAGATATGAAACAAAACTAGATGGTTTGGATACTACATTTAGAATTTATGCAACAAATATAACAGGAGAAGATTATTGGGCAGCTAGTAATATGTTATCAGAAACTCCAAGAAGTGTTGCTTTTAATGTAAGTGTTAAGTTTTAA
- a CDS encoding PepSY-associated TM helix domain-containing protein → MTNELIKDLEQEKSKLFKQRLQRVHQSVGIIFALFMYIAVFFGIFAILLDYITPWEKPSQHIKMIDPMKIDYGAIVEPVLADSNFPKENLIRIRLPGTHGNTTGVFWTRYIDEAYYFNPHTKKMIQDEDEQSEMGEFLNSMHFGAELGEIGFYGFGFMATAVLFLGISGILLVLKIKYKNSSNTTTSKFSKYHRKIFVWTFAPFILITLTGALINIGFSGSTVMAKLVSKGEAYKVSQLIDQVEKKSEMPEFERKNIPAQMLSINELFEKAKEIAPDTTYAMIALNNWGDITATAYFYGYNQPLILFNGIYNFPGVMLSAVDGSLIKEHKVMDAHWSRLFQNAIFFFHFLWGVNVWIKLLIATLMSLSLVAIGFGVLLYLEKKNRKIPLHIPTFDWMGRLSLSVMLGVLPATGFLFVSQWLFPIDMENRVTLQKGIFILIWLGTLTWSFYRLNTYQVAKEFLTLGGILFLLSPIVHSINSGFSPIELLSGEMYAILGVDIGLFILGVVLLYVAKKLPVNREKVQEFWTKRLNKGEENR, encoded by the coding sequence ATGACAAATGAATTAATAAAAGATTTAGAACAAGAAAAAAGTAAACTATTTAAACAAAGGCTCCAAAGAGTACACCAATCTGTGGGGATAATCTTTGCTTTATTTATGTATATTGCAGTATTTTTTGGAATATTTGCAATCTTACTTGACTATATTACTCCTTGGGAGAAACCATCTCAACATATAAAGATGATTGACCCTATGAAAATAGACTATGGAGCTATTGTAGAGCCTGTTTTAGCAGACTCAAATTTTCCAAAAGAGAATCTTATTCGTATTAGACTTCCTGGAACTCATGGAAATACTACAGGAGTATTTTGGACAAGATATATAGATGAAGCTTACTACTTCAATCCTCATACAAAAAAGATGATTCAAGATGAGGATGAACAATCAGAGATGGGTGAGTTTTTAAATAGTATGCACTTTGGAGCAGAACTAGGAGAAATTGGATTTTATGGTTTTGGATTTATGGCTACTGCTGTTTTGTTTTTGGGAATTAGTGGGATATTATTGGTTTTAAAAATAAAATATAAAAACAGTTCAAATACTACTACAAGTAAATTTTCAAAATACCATAGAAAGATTTTTGTTTGGACATTTGCCCCTTTTATACTTATTACTTTAACAGGAGCTTTGATAAATATTGGATTTTCTGGTTCAACTGTTATGGCAAAACTTGTATCAAAAGGAGAAGCTTATAAAGTAAGTCAATTAATTGATCAAGTTGAAAAAAAATCTGAGATGCCAGAATTTGAAAGAAAAAATATCCCTGCACAAATGTTGAGTATAAATGAACTATTTGAGAAAGCAAAAGAGATAGCACCAGATACAACTTATGCCATGATAGCTTTAAATAATTGGGGAGATATAACTGCTACTGCATATTTTTATGGTTATAACCAGCCTTTGATACTTTTTAATGGGATATATAATTTTCCAGGTGTTATGTTAAGTGCAGTTGATGGAAGTTTGATAAAAGAGCATAAAGTTATGGATGCACATTGGAGTAGATTGTTTCAAAATGCTATCTTCTTTTTTCACTTTTTATGGGGTGTTAATGTATGGATAAAACTATTGATTGCAACTTTGATGAGTTTATCTTTAGTTGCTATTGGTTTTGGAGTTTTACTTTACTTAGAGAAGAAAAATAGAAAAATTCCTTTGCATATTCCTACTTTTGACTGGATGGGAAGATTGTCTTTAAGTGTTATGTTAGGAGTTCTTCCTGCAACTGGATTTTTATTTGTAAGTCAATGGTTATTTCCTATTGATATGGAAAATAGAGTTACCCTTCAAAAAGGGATTTTTATTCTAATTTGGCTTGGAACTTTAACTTGGTCTTTTTATAGACTAAATACTTATCAAGTAGCAAAAGAGTTTTTAACTCTTGGTGGAATTTTGTTTTTACTTAGTCCAATAGTTCATAGTATAAATAGTGGTTTTTCTCCAATAGAACTTTTAAGTGGAGAGATGTATGCTATTTTGGGAGTAGATATTGGGTTATTTATTTTGGGAGTAGTTTTACTTTATGTGGCTAAAAAATTGCCAGTAAATAGAGAAAAAGTTCAAGAATTTTGGACTAAAAGATTAAATAAAGGAGAAGAAAATAGATGA
- a CDS encoding efflux RND transporter periplasmic adaptor subunit: MPKKSFKKLKLLLVLSTILLLLSFFVWYSFFRLVEVVKSEEIVKGNIRNVVSALGVLQPHKYVDIGAQVSGQIEKIHVKAGDIVKKGDLLVEIDPSLQSATVQTNQATLSNLKAQLIEQEAILELANFQSKRQEQLLKNDATKLENVQTAQANLKVAKARIKSLEAQIKGALSTLQGNEALLGYTKIYASMDGTVVSLIAKEGQTLNATYQTPKLLRVADLSKMTVWTEVSEADIGKLKIGMDIYFTTLGLKDKRGELRTWKGKLQQILPAPAPVSTNENSEQKESSTTKVVVYTALFDIENEDNSLMSQMSAQVFFVESFANDVLLVPLYALKEQKDGTYLAKVLVNNKIENRVVKIGIKDRLYGEVLDGIKENEKIITKIEEQKASTRLQW, translated from the coding sequence ATGCCTAAAAAATCTTTTAAAAAGTTAAAGCTATTATTAGTTCTTTCAACAATTTTACTTTTATTATCTTTTTTTGTTTGGTATAGCTTTTTCCGTTTGGTAGAAGTAGTAAAAAGTGAAGAGATAGTAAAAGGAAATATTAGAAATGTTGTATCTGCTTTAGGTGTTTTACAGCCACATAAATATGTTGATATTGGAGCTCAAGTTTCAGGGCAAATTGAAAAAATTCATGTAAAAGCTGGAGATATAGTAAAAAAAGGTGATTTATTAGTTGAAATTGACCCTAGTTTGCAAAGTGCAACAGTTCAAACAAATCAAGCAACTTTATCAAATTTAAAAGCCCAATTAATAGAGCAAGAAGCTATCCTTGAATTAGCAAATTTTCAATCAAAAAGACAAGAACAACTTTTAAAAAATGATGCTACAAAACTTGAAAATGTACAAACAGCTCAAGCAAATTTAAAAGTTGCAAAAGCAAGAATAAAAAGTTTGGAAGCACAAATTAAAGGGGCATTATCAACTTTACAAGGAAATGAAGCACTTCTTGGATATACAAAAATTTATGCTTCGATGGATGGAACAGTTGTATCTTTAATTGCAAAAGAGGGACAAACTTTAAATGCTACATATCAAACACCAAAATTATTGAGAGTTGCAGATTTATCTAAAATGACTGTTTGGACTGAGGTTTCTGAAGCTGATATTGGAAAACTTAAAATTGGTATGGATATATATTTTACAACTTTAGGATTAAAAGATAAAAGAGGTGAACTTCGTACTTGGAAAGGGAAATTACAACAGATACTTCCTGCACCTGCTCCTGTATCTACTAATGAAAATAGTGAACAAAAAGAGTCTTCAACAACAAAAGTTGTAGTATATACAGCACTTTTTGATATAGAAAATGAAGATAATAGTTTGATGAGTCAAATGTCTGCTCAAGTATTTTTTGTTGAATCTTTTGCAAATGATGTTTTATTAGTTCCATTGTATGCCTTAAAAGAGCAAAAAGATGGTACTTATCTAGCAAAAGTTTTGGTAAATAATAAAATAGAGAATAGAGTTGTAAAAATTGGAATAAAAGATAGACTTTATGGTGAAGTTTTAGATGGTATAAAAGAGAATGAAAAAATTATTACAAAAATTGAAGAACAAAAAGCCTCTACGAGATTGCAATGGTAG